A DNA window from Acidimicrobiia bacterium contains the following coding sequences:
- a CDS encoding alpha-(1->3)-arabinofuranosyltransferase family protein: MTDSGAATVGNHDRHPAPSAPSSGLSQRAVAAMSYGGLAALAYIPLLLTAPGRVAADTRQLIYLDPGGFVPRALSLWDTSTHLGTVTHQNLGLAFPMGTWFRLTELLGIPVWVAQRLWLGTILFAAGTGVLYLARTLRWRGLGPMVAALVFMLSPYILQYAPRTSVLILPWAGLPWLVAFTHRAVRTGGWRSPALFGLVALAIGGVNATALVLVGIAPVLWLVFAVWVTREASGREAIAAALRIGVLTVAVSVWWVVALMVQSRYGLPVLLYGETVDQVATTSTATEVLRGLGYWLFYGRDGLQPNIAAAVAYLQNPGLLTVSFLLPAIGLVSAFLLKWRYRAYFAALVVVGVVIGVGTYPPGDPAPLGEAFSDFAGDSTAGLALRSSSRVVPLLVLGFAVLIGAATTALRVRRPRAGFAAAVTVGLLAVVNLPALATGDFVDRNFDRDEELPQYWEQAADVINERAAGSTDPADVRILEIPGIQFAAYRWGTTYDAPVSVGLLDTGVAAREQIPFGSAPSADLMIALDRRMQEGVFEPEVLPVAARLLDARTVLLRSDLAYERYLAPRPRALWSQLTPPPEGLGDPQGFGEPVENVAGPDFPLLDEQALALPTDVADPPPVVLFDVAGVDGVVTTKSAQNPVLLDGDAEGLLDAAAADLINGEELLLFGATLEDDPDLLATSLGNDGAVIVTDTNRLRERRWRSTRGNTGFTETVDDELVGSGAGEGEAVLEVFPDASDDTRTIALHGGASASATTYGGPQTFDPAVRPAAAIDGDPATAWQVGPLFDGEGERLVITTDEPVTTDHLDLLQTQNSFGTFSIREVKITLDGSEPFTVDLGPESRTADGQRVVFDETTFSEVEIEITDTGVEDPSEDEALTPVGFAEVGIPGVTFDEIIRLPVNLTDVLGDGGAAALDTPLSYVMTRLRSNPAEPLRPDEELSLSRLFTVPATRQFSLSGTARLSAAASDEQIDDALGLPADGDMVVSARSSSRLPGSLTSRARSAVDGDPDTRWTPGFLQNVGASVTVDLAETASFDRLDLELVADGRHSVPTQITVSAGGEERVVEIPPLQDQDADNRALTTPVTFPTLTGDSVTVRIDDIRPVVTTDYFSQGPIELPVAIAELGIPGVVTGSLNPYPGDFSDTCRDDLLTVDGAAVAVRLVGGAGDAVAREPLAVEMCDTQLRLDAGDHELRAAMGRDSGIDIDRVVLASEPGGSPVPVTNGALPEPTIPPLGPDIEVTDTGRVSYDATTAASDEAFWLVLGQSHNDGWEADVAGEGSLGSPTLVDGYANGWLLEPAGRRDISVTWAPQKIVYAGIAVTALAALLCLVLVWRGRRISEADRAVSGTAVPALALPSTGEPALRSLTSRILTVAAAALAGVLLVGPGWGLLLATVTLVAGTTRGGRATVAGTALVLVFLAFLSAIIGQVTDPHVPDFAWANEQELGHRLALSGIILLAVDIVFGRLGARPETAGSRRGSGSPVQ; the protein is encoded by the coding sequence ATGACCGACTCCGGGGCGGCCACCGTCGGCAACCACGACCGGCATCCTGCACCGAGCGCGCCGTCGTCGGGGCTGTCGCAGCGCGCGGTCGCGGCGATGTCCTATGGCGGCTTGGCTGCCCTCGCCTACATCCCGCTTCTCCTCACTGCGCCCGGACGCGTGGCTGCCGACACGAGGCAGCTCATCTACCTCGACCCCGGCGGCTTCGTGCCACGGGCCCTCTCCCTGTGGGACACGTCCACCCACCTCGGGACGGTGACCCACCAGAACCTCGGGCTGGCCTTCCCGATGGGAACGTGGTTTCGGCTCACCGAGCTCCTGGGGATCCCGGTGTGGGTCGCACAGCGCCTGTGGCTGGGCACGATCCTCTTCGCCGCGGGCACCGGGGTTCTCTACCTGGCGCGCACGCTGCGCTGGCGCGGGTTGGGCCCCATGGTGGCCGCGCTCGTGTTCATGCTCAGCCCGTACATCCTCCAGTACGCGCCGCGGACATCCGTCCTCATCCTCCCGTGGGCCGGTCTGCCCTGGCTCGTGGCCTTCACCCATCGCGCCGTTCGCACCGGCGGGTGGCGGTCTCCCGCACTGTTCGGGCTCGTGGCACTCGCCATCGGCGGGGTCAACGCCACGGCGCTGGTCCTCGTCGGGATCGCGCCGGTCCTTTGGTTGGTGTTCGCGGTATGGGTCACACGTGAGGCCTCAGGCCGCGAGGCGATCGCCGCCGCGCTCCGCATCGGTGTGCTCACCGTCGCCGTGTCGGTCTGGTGGGTCGTGGCGCTGATGGTGCAGAGCCGCTACGGGCTGCCCGTGCTCCTCTACGGCGAAACTGTCGACCAGGTCGCCACCACATCGACCGCGACCGAAGTCCTTCGCGGGCTGGGCTACTGGCTCTTCTACGGCCGCGACGGGCTCCAACCCAACATCGCCGCCGCCGTCGCCTATCTCCAGAACCCCGGGCTTCTGACCGTCAGCTTCCTGCTCCCGGCGATCGGCCTCGTCTCCGCATTCCTCCTGAAGTGGCGCTACCGCGCCTACTTCGCCGCGCTCGTCGTGGTCGGCGTGGTCATCGGCGTCGGCACCTACCCGCCCGGCGACCCGGCGCCACTCGGTGAGGCGTTCTCCGATTTCGCCGGCGACTCCACCGCCGGACTGGCTCTCCGGTCATCGTCGCGCGTGGTACCGCTGCTCGTTCTCGGCTTCGCCGTCCTGATCGGTGCGGCAACAACGGCCCTACGTGTCCGCCGTCCCCGTGCCGGGTTCGCAGCGGCGGTGACCGTCGGACTGCTCGCGGTCGTGAACCTCCCGGCGCTCGCGACCGGCGACTTCGTCGACCGCAACTTCGACCGCGACGAGGAGTTGCCGCAGTACTGGGAGCAGGCAGCCGACGTCATCAACGAGCGCGCGGCCGGGAGCACGGATCCCGCCGACGTGAGGATCCTGGAGATCCCCGGCATCCAGTTCGCCGCCTACCGCTGGGGCACCACCTACGACGCCCCGGTCAGCGTCGGGCTTCTCGACACGGGTGTCGCCGCCCGCGAGCAGATCCCGTTCGGATCGGCGCCGTCGGCCGACCTCATGATCGCCCTCGACCGGCGCATGCAGGAGGGGGTGTTCGAGCCCGAGGTCCTCCCCGTGGCGGCACGTCTGCTCGACGCCCGGACGGTCCTGTTGCGCTCCGACCTCGCCTACGAGCGCTACCTGGCGCCACGCCCCCGCGCGCTGTGGTCGCAGCTCACGCCACCGCCGGAGGGCCTCGGCGACCCGCAGGGCTTCGGTGAGCCCGTCGAGAACGTCGCCGGGCCCGACTTCCCCCTGCTCGACGAGCAGGCGCTCGCCCTCCCCACCGACGTGGCCGACCCACCTCCCGTCGTGCTGTTCGATGTGGCCGGCGTCGACGGTGTCGTCACGACCAAGTCGGCGCAGAACCCGGTCCTGCTCGACGGCGACGCCGAGGGACTGCTCGACGCCGCCGCGGCCGATCTCATCAACGGGGAGGAGCTCCTCCTCTTCGGCGCCACGCTCGAAGACGATCCCGACCTGCTGGCAACGTCCCTCGGCAATGACGGCGCCGTCATCGTCACCGACACGAACCGCCTCCGCGAGCGCCGGTGGCGTTCCACCCGGGGCAACACCGGGTTCACCGAGACAGTGGACGACGAGCTCGTGGGCAGCGGGGCCGGTGAGGGTGAGGCCGTCCTCGAGGTCTTCCCCGATGCGAGCGACGACACCCGCACCATCGCTCTCCATGGCGGTGCGAGCGCCTCGGCCACGACCTACGGCGGTCCGCAGACCTTCGATCCGGCCGTGCGGCCGGCGGCCGCCATCGATGGGGATCCCGCGACGGCGTGGCAGGTGGGACCGCTCTTCGACGGCGAGGGCGAGCGGCTCGTGATCACCACCGACGAGCCGGTCACCACCGACCACCTCGATCTCCTCCAGACGCAGAACAGTTTCGGGACGTTCAGCATCCGCGAGGTGAAGATCACGCTGGACGGCAGTGAACCCTTCACCGTAGACCTGGGTCCCGAATCGCGTACCGCGGACGGCCAGAGAGTCGTGTTCGACGAGACGACGTTCTCCGAGGTCGAGATCGAGATCACCGACACCGGCGTGGAGGACCCCTCCGAGGACGAGGCCCTCACCCCGGTCGGCTTCGCCGAGGTGGGGATCCCCGGGGTCACCTTCGACGAGATCATTCGCCTTCCCGTGAACCTGACCGACGTTCTCGGCGACGGCGGCGCGGCGGCCCTCGACACGCCCCTCTCCTACGTGATGACCCGCCTGCGCTCCAACCCGGCCGAACCACTCCGACCCGACGAGGAGCTGAGCCTCTCGCGGCTGTTCACCGTCCCCGCGACGCGTCAGTTCTCCCTGTCGGGAACTGCCCGCCTCTCGGCCGCCGCGAGCGACGAGCAGATCGACGACGCTCTCGGACTCCCGGCCGACGGTGACATGGTGGTCTCGGCGCGGTCTTCCAGCCGGCTCCCCGGCTCGCTCACCTCGCGGGCGCGCTCGGCTGTCGACGGCGATCCCGACACGCGCTGGACGCCGGGGTTCCTCCAGAACGTCGGGGCATCCGTGACCGTGGACCTGGCCGAGACTGCGTCGTTCGACCGTCTCGACCTGGAGCTCGTGGCCGACGGACGCCACTCGGTACCGACGCAGATCACGGTCTCGGCGGGCGGCGAGGAACGCGTCGTCGAGATCCCCCCTCTCCAGGACCAGGACGCCGACAACCGGGCACTCACGACCCCCGTGACCTTCCCGACACTGACGGGCGATTCCGTGACCGTGCGCATCGACGACATCCGACCCGTCGTGACGACCGACTACTTCAGCCAGGGACCCATCGAGCTCCCCGTCGCCATCGCGGAGCTGGGCATCCCGGGGGTCGTGACCGGGTCTCTCAACCCCTACCCGGGAGATTTCTCGGACACGTGCCGCGACGACCTCCTGACGGTTGACGGCGCGGCAGTTGCGGTACGGCTCGTGGGCGGGGCGGGCGATGCCGTGGCCCGTGAGCCGCTCGCTGTCGAGATGTGCGACACGCAGCTGCGTCTCGACGCCGGCGACCATGAGCTGCGAGCGGCGATGGGCCGCGACTCGGGAATCGACATCGACCGAGTCGTGCTGGCCTCCGAACCCGGGGGATCCCCCGTTCCGGTGACGAACGGAGCGCTTCCCGAACCCACGATTCCGCCGCTCGGGCCCGACATCGAGGTGACCGACACGGGGCGCGTGAGCTACGACGCCACCACAGCGGCGAGCGACGAGGCCTTCTGGCTCGTTCTCGGCCAGAGTCACAACGACGGCTGGGAGGCCGACGTCGCGGGAGAGGGTTCGCTCGGATCTCCAACTCTGGTCGACGGGTACGCCAACGGATGGCTGCTCGAACCCGCCGGAAGGCGAGACATCTCCGTGACGTGGGCGCCACAGAAGATCGTGTACGCCGGCATCGCCGTCACCGCTCTGGCGGCCCTCCTCTGCCTCGTCCTGGTCTGGCGTGGGAGACGCATCAGCGAGGCGGACCGGGCCGTGTCCGGCACCGCCGTCCCCGCCCTGGCACTACCCTCCACCGGGGAACCGGCCCTGCGCAGCCTGACATCCCGCATCCTGACCGTCGCCGCGGCGGCGCTCGCGGGAGTGCTCCTCGTCGGGCCCGGCTGGGGGCTGCTGCTCGCCACCGTCACACTGGTCGCCGGCACCACACGCGGTGGCCGGGCGACCGTAGCCGGGACCGCGCTCGTGCTGGTGTTC
- a CDS encoding glycosyltransferase family 4 protein: MTDPPPPAVKLGDIAEQAGLRRIHILAWRDLDDVEAGGSEVHADQVARRWAAAGIDVTMRTSHAQGQLPTGMRHGYRVERRSGRHLVFPDVALSGLLGGLGPRDALLEVWNGMPFFTPLWARGPRVTFIHHVHAQMWRQALTPGLARIGEAVELRIAPILYHRSRILTPSESSRREIVEHLRIRPDRVSAVPNGVDPRFTPGAERSPHPLVIAVGRLVPHKRIPALLDALAVVHERHRDLEAAIIGDGYERAALESAAHERGMESWVRFTGHVDDEALLEWCRRAWLLVSASGAEGWGMTITEAAACGTPAVVTRIAGHVDAVADGYSGLLADTPADLAPKITRVLDDAALRARLGQGAVAHAGQFTWDRTALEILRVLADEALRHRRR, from the coding sequence GTGACTGATCCGCCGCCACCTGCGGTCAAACTCGGCGACATCGCGGAGCAGGCCGGGCTACGCCGCATCCACATCCTGGCGTGGCGTGATCTCGACGACGTGGAGGCCGGCGGATCGGAGGTCCACGCCGACCAGGTGGCGCGGCGCTGGGCTGCCGCCGGGATCGACGTGACCATGCGGACGTCCCACGCCCAGGGTCAGCTACCCACCGGCATGCGCCACGGCTACCGCGTCGAGCGCCGATCCGGGCGGCACCTGGTGTTTCCCGATGTGGCACTCTCGGGCCTCCTCGGCGGGCTCGGGCCCCGCGACGCCCTCCTCGAGGTCTGGAACGGAATGCCGTTCTTCACGCCGCTGTGGGCGCGCGGCCCGCGGGTCACGTTCATCCACCACGTCCACGCCCAGATGTGGCGACAGGCCCTCACACCCGGCCTCGCACGCATCGGGGAAGCCGTGGAGTTGAGGATCGCACCCATCCTGTACCACCGGTCGCGGATCCTCACACCCTCCGAGTCGTCCCGCCGTGAGATCGTGGAACACCTGCGCATCCGTCCCGACAGGGTGTCGGCGGTCCCCAACGGCGTCGACCCGCGTTTCACGCCCGGGGCCGAGCGCTCTCCCCATCCGCTCGTCATCGCCGTCGGGCGACTCGTCCCCCACAAGCGGATCCCCGCGCTCCTCGACGCCCTGGCCGTGGTCCACGAGCGACACCGCGACCTGGAGGCGGCAATCATCGGCGACGGCTACGAGCGGGCCGCGCTGGAATCGGCAGCCCACGAGCGTGGGATGGAGTCGTGGGTCCGTTTCACGGGCCACGTCGACGACGAAGCGCTCCTCGAGTGGTGCCGACGCGCCTGGCTCCTCGTGAGTGCGTCGGGTGCCGAGGGGTGGGGCATGACGATCACCGAGGCGGCCGCGTGCGGCACACCGGCGGTCGTCACCCGCATCGCCGGCCACGTCGACGCTGTCGCCGACGGGTACAGCGGACTCCTCGCCGACACACCCGCCGACCTCGCGCCGAAGATCACCCGGGTCCTCGACGACGCCGCACTCCGGGCACGGCTCGGCCAGGGGGCCGTCGCCCACGCCGGTCAGTTCACCTGGGACCGGACAGCCCTCGAGATCCTCCGGGTCCTGGCCGACGAAGCCCTCCGGCACCGGAGACGATGA